A window from Listeria seeligeri serovar 1/2b str. SLCC3954 encodes these proteins:
- a CDS encoding pyruvate, water dikinase regulatory protein produces the protein MENPVIIYVISDAIGETAQHIIRAVTAQFSFQKPADIRRHAFIRDEKALLETLEEAKEADGIVVQTLVQAKLAEYATDFCSNNHIPNIDLLHTLTTAIETKTGLKSKQDPGNMRRLDSNYFDRIAAIEFAVKYDDCKDPRGLIDADIVLVGVSRTSKTPLSSFLANQNWKVANVPLVPEIPIPDELFQIPQERIIGLTTTPDKLAQIRKVRLKSIGLDEASSYSSEKRILEELEYGYTTFKKLGCQVIHVEDKAIEETAALITEIITSYH, from the coding sequence ATGGAAAATCCGGTTATTATTTACGTTATTTCAGATGCTATCGGAGAAACTGCCCAACATATTATTCGCGCTGTAACGGCTCAATTTTCATTTCAAAAGCCAGCAGATATTCGCCGTCACGCTTTTATTCGTGATGAAAAGGCTTTGCTCGAAACACTGGAAGAAGCAAAAGAAGCGGATGGGATTGTTGTCCAAACTTTAGTACAAGCCAAATTAGCAGAATATGCGACCGATTTTTGTTCTAACAATCATATACCAAATATTGATTTATTACATACTCTTACTACTGCAATCGAAACAAAAACTGGCTTGAAATCCAAGCAAGATCCCGGTAACATGCGCCGCTTAGATAGCAATTATTTCGATCGTATTGCCGCGATTGAATTTGCCGTTAAATATGATGATTGTAAAGACCCACGTGGTTTAATCGACGCAGATATCGTCCTTGTGGGCGTTTCACGAACTAGTAAAACGCCTCTTAGTAGCTTTTTAGCTAATCAAAATTGGAAAGTAGCAAACGTCCCTCTAGTTCCAGAGATTCCTATTCCAGACGAACTTTTCCAAATTCCTCAAGAGCGGATTATTGGCCTAACCACCACGCCAGATAAATTAGCTCAAATTCGAAAAGTCCGTTTAAAATCAATTGGTTTAGATGAAGCGAGTAGTTATTCTAGTGAAAAACGTATTTTAGAAGAATTAGAATATGGTTATACAACTTTTAAAAAGCTTGGTTGCCAAGTAATTCATGTAGAAGATAAAGCCATTGAAGAAACCGCTGCCCTAATCACAGAAATTATCACAAGTTACCACTAA
- the msrA gene encoding peptide-methionine (S)-S-oxide reductase MsrA has protein sequence MTNKSLEKATFAGGCFWCMVKPFDTQPGIERVVSGYTGGHTVNPTYEEVCSGTTGHTEAIEITFDPAIFPYEKLVEVYWQQTDPTDAAGQFVDRGDSYRPVIFYHNEEQKEIAEKSKAALDASGKFKKPIVTEIAKAETFYPAEEYHQDFYKKEKAHYEGYQVASGRAAFIDANWKG, from the coding sequence ATGACAAATAAATCACTCGAAAAAGCAACATTTGCTGGTGGCTGTTTTTGGTGTATGGTGAAGCCTTTTGATACGCAACCAGGAATCGAACGAGTTGTATCAGGCTATACAGGCGGTCACACTGTAAATCCGACATATGAAGAAGTTTGCAGTGGAACAACTGGTCACACTGAAGCAATTGAAATAACATTTGATCCGGCAATTTTTCCATATGAAAAATTAGTCGAAGTATATTGGCAACAAACTGATCCAACAGATGCAGCAGGTCAATTTGTTGACCGTGGCGACTCTTATCGTCCAGTCATTTTTTATCATAACGAGGAACAAAAAGAAATTGCTGAAAAGTCGAAAGCAGCACTAGATGCAAGTGGAAAATTCAAGAAACCAATTGTAACAGAAATTGCCAAAGCGGAAACTTTTTATCCAGCTGAAGAGTATCATCAAGATTTTTACAAGAAAGAAAAAGCGCACTACGAAGGTTATCAAGTAGCTTCTGGACGTGCGGCGTTTATTGATGCAAACTGGAAAGGGTGA
- a CDS encoding Gfo/Idh/MocA family protein, which translates to MLKIAVVGLGGIAQKAYLPVFAELENVEVHLYTRNAQKLKHLSEKYRFDHYHQSIDSMIASGVNAAFVHSATKSHPEVIRAFLAHQIPVYVDKPIADNLVEVEELTNLAKAQNTMLMTGFNRRFAPKYQELKALTDINMIVMQKNRAEQPGEPRTFIYDDFIHVIDTVRYLLDAKIDQLNVFPVWQNELLASITVQIAAGDKVATAIMNRDSGVNEERLAVMTPNAKYEVENVTETHIYQGTTERFERFGDWETTLYKRGFEPIIQAFLNAVRSGVKPPISEEDALETHRLAEEILRQLEN; encoded by the coding sequence ATGTTGAAAATAGCTGTTGTAGGACTTGGCGGGATTGCGCAAAAAGCATATTTACCTGTTTTTGCTGAACTAGAAAACGTGGAAGTACATCTTTATACAAGAAATGCTCAAAAACTAAAACATTTAAGTGAAAAGTACCGGTTTGACCACTATCATCAAAGTATTGATTCGATGATTGCTTCAGGGGTTAATGCTGCATTTGTGCATTCGGCAACTAAAAGTCATCCAGAAGTGATTCGGGCCTTCCTAGCACATCAAATCCCTGTTTACGTAGATAAACCAATTGCCGATAATTTAGTAGAAGTAGAAGAATTAACTAACTTAGCAAAAGCGCAAAACACGATGTTGATGACGGGCTTTAACCGCCGCTTTGCCCCGAAATATCAAGAGTTAAAAGCACTTACGGATATAAATATGATTGTAATGCAAAAAAATCGTGCCGAGCAACCAGGTGAGCCGCGGACGTTTATTTATGATGATTTTATTCATGTGATTGATACTGTGCGTTATTTATTAGACGCAAAAATTGATCAGTTAAATGTTTTTCCAGTTTGGCAAAATGAACTGCTTGCAAGTATTACAGTACAAATTGCTGCGGGAGATAAAGTTGCTACTGCAATCATGAATCGTGACAGTGGTGTAAATGAAGAACGATTAGCTGTAATGACGCCAAACGCCAAATATGAAGTCGAAAATGTTACAGAAACGCATATTTATCAAGGTACGACAGAACGATTTGAACGGTTTGGCGACTGGGAAACCACATTATACAAAAGAGGTTTCGAACCAATTATCCAAGCATTTTTAAATGCCGTACGTAGCGGTGTGAAGCCACCGATTTCTGAAGAAGATGCGCTAGAAACACATCGACTTGCTGAAGAAATTTTACGTCAACTAGAAAATTAA
- a CDS encoding DegV family protein codes for MRKIKIITDSTAGLTQEEAAKWNIDILYLTVEIDGKVYNPKTDITPEGFMDRMAETKELPKSSQPAIGSFVEAYEKYTAEGYEILSIHLTEKLSGTVNAARQAADMVEGNITVVDSDYTARGQAFQVLAAAEMAQSGDFSVEEIHAKINDIRDKTKLYIVVVTLDNLIKGGRVGRMQGFLGSLLNIKLIAKLTDGQLEEETKVRSNKKVLQYCLNLVKDEPKKIQHLDVVHANGLNLADEFISETKEITGLTEIPLFFADPVISTHAGAGAFAFMYYTD; via the coding sequence ATGAGGAAAATAAAAATTATCACTGACTCAACAGCTGGTTTAACGCAAGAAGAAGCAGCAAAATGGAATATCGATATTTTGTATTTAACTGTCGAAATCGATGGGAAAGTATACAATCCTAAAACAGATATTACACCAGAAGGATTTATGGATCGGATGGCAGAAACAAAAGAACTACCGAAATCTTCTCAGCCAGCAATTGGTTCTTTTGTAGAAGCATATGAAAAATATACGGCGGAGGGGTATGAAATCCTTTCAATTCACTTAACTGAAAAACTAAGTGGAACCGTAAATGCTGCGCGACAAGCAGCCGATATGGTAGAAGGGAATATTACCGTAGTAGATAGTGACTATACTGCACGCGGCCAAGCTTTTCAAGTTCTTGCAGCTGCAGAAATGGCACAGTCTGGTGATTTTTCAGTAGAAGAAATCCATGCAAAAATTAATGACATTCGCGACAAAACAAAACTTTACATTGTTGTTGTGACGCTAGACAATTTAATTAAAGGTGGACGTGTTGGAAGAATGCAAGGATTCTTAGGCAGTCTTTTAAATATCAAACTTATTGCAAAACTAACTGATGGTCAACTAGAAGAAGAAACCAAAGTTCGCAGTAACAAAAAAGTACTTCAATATTGCCTTAACCTAGTAAAAGACGAGCCCAAAAAAATTCAGCACCTAGATGTTGTTCATGCGAATGGTCTGAATTTAGCGGATGAGTTTATTTCTGAAACTAAAGAAATAACAGGCTTGACCGAAATTCCGTTATTCTTCGCAGACCCAGTTATCTCCACACATGCTGGAGCCGGCGCGTTTGCATTTATGTACTATACTGACTAA
- a CDS encoding YpmS family protein: MQNETRSAPKKPKRNYWKWICIILISLIVILAGWIYVAVFVSSPQTEPTPTLISNKEAVEFQTSTTKADLNQLISTYIDEFSKDQDIGYQVFVANNVNFTAEAKIFDQPVELHLKFSPKVVDDGNVELTLKDMSVGALPLPVSYVMSYVNKNYEFPDWVTISPKKEKIYLALDKLKLKGDTKVRVDTLDLKKDDISFTLLVPVN; this comes from the coding sequence GTGCAGAACGAAACACGATCGGCCCCCAAGAAACCAAAACGAAATTACTGGAAATGGATATGTATTATATTAATCAGTTTGATTGTTATTCTTGCTGGTTGGATTTATGTAGCAGTTTTTGTTTCAAGTCCACAAACAGAACCAACGCCAACACTGATTAGCAACAAAGAAGCAGTGGAGTTTCAAACGAGTACGACTAAAGCAGATTTAAACCAATTAATTAGTACTTATATAGATGAGTTCAGCAAAGATCAAGATATTGGCTATCAAGTTTTCGTTGCTAACAATGTTAATTTCACAGCAGAAGCGAAAATTTTTGACCAACCAGTCGAGCTACACTTAAAATTTTCGCCAAAAGTAGTAGATGATGGCAATGTTGAGTTAACATTAAAAGATATGTCGGTCGGCGCATTGCCACTACCAGTATCGTATGTGATGAGCTATGTAAATAAGAACTATGAATTTCCTGACTGGGTAACGATTAGCCCGAAAAAAGAAAAAATCTACCTTGCTTTAGATAAACTAAAACTAAAAGGAGATACAAAAGTTCGTGTTGATACGCTTGATTTGAAGAAAGATGATATTTCGTTTACACTCTTAGTACCAGTTAACTAA
- the deoD gene encoding purine-nucleoside phosphorylase: MSVHIEAKQGEIAETILLPGDPLRAKYIAETFLEDIVLFNQVRGMLGFTGTYKGEKVSVMGTGMGIPSISIYVNELIQSYDVKNLIRVGTMGGIQADVKVRDVVIAQAASTDSQINRNTFAGVDFAPVADFSLLKKAYDAGIEKGLSLKVGNVFSADRFYNDQLDKQQLADYGVLGIEMEAAALYTLAQKYGRRALAILTVSDHIFTGEETSAEERQTTFNDMIVVALEAAIK; encoded by the coding sequence ATGAGCGTACATATTGAAGCAAAACAAGGTGAAATTGCTGAAACGATTTTATTACCAGGAGATCCACTACGAGCGAAATATATTGCGGAAACTTTCTTAGAAGATATTGTTTTATTTAACCAAGTTCGCGGCATGCTAGGTTTTACAGGTACTTATAAAGGTGAAAAAGTTTCTGTAATGGGAACAGGGATGGGTATTCCATCGATTTCGATTTATGTAAATGAATTAATCCAAAGCTATGATGTGAAGAATTTGATTCGCGTGGGTACAATGGGCGGAATTCAAGCAGATGTCAAAGTACGTGATGTTGTTATTGCTCAAGCAGCTTCAACTGATTCGCAAATTAATCGCAACACATTTGCAGGGGTTGATTTTGCACCAGTAGCGGACTTCTCTCTTCTGAAAAAAGCCTATGATGCTGGAATTGAAAAAGGTTTATCACTTAAAGTCGGAAATGTTTTTTCGGCAGACCGTTTTTACAATGATCAATTAGATAAACAACAATTAGCAGACTATGGTGTTCTTGGAATTGAAATGGAAGCAGCAGCCCTTTATACATTAGCGCAAAAATACGGTCGTCGTGCTCTAGCTATTTTAACTGTTAGTGATCATATTTTCACTGGAGAAGAAACATCTGCTGAAGAGCGCCAAACGACATTTAATGATATGATTGTTGTGGCTTTAGAAGCTGCCATCAAATAA
- the msrB gene encoding peptide-methionine (R)-S-oxide reductase MsrB, whose protein sequence is MDENQKNERLKQLTDLQYNVTQKAGTEHPFKNEFYDNEAEGIYVDIVSGKPLFSSKDQYDAGCGWPSFTKPIDDQEIIENKDRTHGMIRIEVKSVDADSHLGHVFPDGPTDKGGLRYCINSAALRFIPVDKLEEEGYQAYQQIFE, encoded by the coding sequence ATGGATGAAAATCAAAAGAACGAGCGACTCAAACAACTAACAGACTTGCAATATAATGTAACTCAAAAAGCCGGAACAGAACATCCATTTAAAAATGAATTTTATGATAATGAGGCGGAAGGGATTTATGTAGATATTGTTTCTGGTAAGCCTTTATTTTCGTCAAAAGATCAGTATGATGCTGGTTGTGGTTGGCCAAGTTTTACAAAGCCAATAGATGATCAAGAAATAATTGAAAACAAGGACCGAACGCATGGTATGATTCGAATAGAAGTCAAATCAGTTGATGCAGATTCGCATCTCGGTCATGTTTTTCCAGATGGACCGACAGACAAAGGTGGACTTCGCTACTGCATAAATTCAGCAGCACTTCGGTTTATACCAGTAGACAAATTAGAAGAAGAAGGCTATCAAGCATATCAACAAATCTTTGAATAA
- a CDS encoding SGNH/GDSL hydrolase family protein, translated as MTKKKWLWLTGSVLVIALLVGAVFGIKYYREAQEVPVKLVAMGDSLTEGVGDEDKNGGYVGIIPDKLEEESNVPSVKTSNYGVSGNKITQLEKRLKTNKTFQQDVKNANVITITIGGNDVMAILQSRLLDVDVADFTKANKNFQQELENLLTDIRSYNKNAAVFLMGIYNPYTTYFSDIKEFDEVIANWNKASEKTVQKYDNVYFVPIAKVLENRDKSNKDKPNPLLSDDYFHPNHQGYEKISTELDKAIVKQLNEGNIPK; from the coding sequence ATGACAAAGAAAAAATGGCTGTGGCTTACTGGAAGCGTACTTGTTATCGCGCTTTTAGTTGGCGCAGTTTTTGGTATCAAATATTATCGAGAAGCCCAAGAAGTCCCAGTAAAACTAGTTGCGATGGGAGATTCACTAACTGAAGGTGTTGGTGATGAAGACAAGAATGGTGGCTATGTTGGTATTATTCCAGATAAATTAGAAGAAGAGTCCAATGTGCCAAGCGTCAAGACAAGTAATTACGGTGTATCAGGCAACAAAATAACCCAACTAGAAAAACGCCTGAAAACAAATAAAACATTCCAGCAAGATGTCAAAAATGCGAATGTAATCACTATTACAATCGGTGGAAACGATGTAATGGCTATTTTGCAATCGCGACTTTTAGACGTAGATGTAGCTGACTTTACAAAAGCAAACAAGAATTTTCAGCAAGAATTAGAAAATTTATTAACCGATATCCGTTCTTACAACAAAAATGCCGCGGTTTTCTTAATGGGAATTTACAACCCATACACAACCTATTTTAGTGATATTAAAGAGTTTGATGAAGTAATTGCCAATTGGAACAAAGCTTCTGAGAAAACTGTGCAAAAATACGATAACGTTTATTTTGTTCCTATTGCTAAAGTATTAGAAAATCGAGATAAAAGTAACAAAGACAAACCTAATCCTCTACTTTCAGATGATTATTTCCATCCTAATCATCAAGGCTATGAAAAAATCAGTACAGAATTAGATAAAGCAATCGTTAAGCAACTAAACGAAGGCAATATTCCCAAATAG
- a CDS encoding YozE family protein has protein sequence MGRSFYHFLMTYRDPKLTDQKTEFANNAYRDHSFPKQTRNYHILCDYLEFNAPYLPGMAIFDELWEAYLLDEEKNKH, from the coding sequence TTGGGAAGATCATTTTATCATTTTTTAATGACATATCGGGACCCGAAACTAACAGATCAGAAAACGGAATTTGCCAACAATGCATACCGAGATCATAGTTTTCCAAAGCAAACAAGAAATTACCATATTCTCTGTGACTACTTGGAATTTAATGCACCTTATTTACCGGGAATGGCTATTTTCGATGAACTATGGGAAGCATATTTGCTAGATGAAGAGAAAAACAAACACTAG
- the trhA gene encoding PAQR family membrane homeostasis protein TrhA: MNVTSYNWKEELANAITHGIGFILSIPALVLLIVFAVQKDNPLYLTSFLVYGISLMLLYVCSTLLHSFKPCKARTVFNIMDHAAIYVLIAGSYTPFVLITIQGTLGWTLFGIIWGLAIAGIIYKIFMTGKLKLLSTSVYLLMGWMVMFAIKPLYTGLTPAGFWLLATGGIMFTVGAIFYSIPKVPYMHAIWHLFVIAGTAFMYFCILFYV, encoded by the coding sequence ATGAATGTCACTTCTTATAATTGGAAAGAAGAACTTGCTAATGCGATTACTCATGGGATTGGATTTATTCTCAGCATCCCCGCGCTCGTCTTACTTATAGTATTCGCCGTTCAAAAAGATAATCCTCTTTATTTAACTAGTTTTTTAGTTTATGGTATTTCACTTATGTTATTATATGTTTGTTCCACCTTACTTCATAGTTTTAAACCGTGTAAAGCAAGAACTGTTTTTAACATCATGGATCACGCAGCCATATACGTGTTAATTGCTGGGAGTTACACACCATTTGTTTTGATAACGATTCAAGGAACACTTGGGTGGACGCTGTTTGGAATTATATGGGGACTTGCTATTGCTGGGATTATTTATAAAATTTTTATGACTGGTAAATTAAAATTATTATCTACTTCTGTCTATCTATTAATGGGCTGGATGGTAATGTTTGCAATTAAGCCTCTATATACAGGACTCACTCCTGCTGGATTTTGGCTACTTGCAACTGGTGGTATTATGTTTACTGTCGGCGCGATTTTTTATAGCATTCCAAAAGTACCCTATATGCACGCGATTTGGCATTTGTTTGTTATTGCCGGAACAGCTTTTATGTATTTTTGTATTTTGTTTTATGTCTAA
- a CDS encoding helix-turn-helix transcriptional regulator, whose translation MIPIELSSRQHQIVAYVRANEPATGDSIAAHLKLTRATIRADLSILTMTGILDARPKVGYFYSGLETNPIHFDEIRQLKVSDIMTQPFFAKKETSVYDAIVMLFMEDIGSLYVIDEEELVGLVSRKDLLKGALADADTKATPIATIMTRMPNLITVTKNDKVLHAAEQLVFHQIDSLPVLETKAGKTKVVGKISKTRITALFVDTIKKV comes from the coding sequence GTGATTCCAATCGAACTTTCCTCAAGACAACACCAGATTGTAGCTTATGTTCGCGCCAACGAGCCAGCAACAGGAGATTCCATCGCCGCCCATTTAAAATTAACACGGGCAACGATTCGGGCTGATTTGTCGATATTAACGATGACAGGTATTTTAGATGCCCGACCAAAAGTAGGTTATTTTTATTCTGGCCTCGAAACAAATCCGATTCATTTTGATGAGATTCGCCAATTAAAAGTATCCGACATTATGACCCAACCATTTTTTGCGAAGAAAGAAACGAGTGTTTACGATGCGATTGTCATGTTATTCATGGAAGATATTGGTAGCTTATATGTTATTGATGAAGAAGAATTAGTTGGCTTAGTTTCTAGAAAAGATTTACTGAAAGGTGCACTTGCTGACGCCGATACAAAGGCAACACCTATTGCGACAATAATGACACGGATGCCTAACCTCATCACTGTCACGAAAAATGATAAAGTATTACATGCAGCCGAACAGCTCGTTTTCCACCAAATTGATTCGCTTCCAGTGCTTGAAACAAAAGCCGGAAAAACAAAAGTAGTTGGGAAAATTTCTAAAACACGTATTACCGCACTTTTTGTAGATACAATAAAAAAGGTTTAG